One part of the Rutidosis leptorrhynchoides isolate AG116_Rl617_1_P2 chromosome 1, CSIRO_AGI_Rlap_v1, whole genome shotgun sequence genome encodes these proteins:
- the LOC139886512 gene encoding strigolactones hydrolase CXE15-like yields MGSIPYVVEDCHGIVQIFSDGSIHRHENIDFSHFQVIDDGSVFWKDYCYDKKNNLSLRIYTPKTATKLPVIYFLHGGGFCLGSFKWPNFHNCCLRLASALHVIVVAPDYRLAPEHRLPAAVDDSLGALFWLQMAPKLGGQPSVDFFGFDRFFVIGDSSGGNIAHHLAVRLGPSSPELGPIKIRGYVMLAPFFGGTERTASEVEGLPEKVLTVELLDTFWRMSLPVGNTMDHPFANPFGSESRSLDLIKLDPILVMVGGDEIMKDRVKLYAERLKEVGKTAHYVEFKGKQHGFFTHEPYSDVSESVLNLIKDFMSEQSR; encoded by the exons ATGGGTTCCATTCCTTATGTTGTAGAAGACTGTCATGGCATTGTTCAAATCTTTAGTGACGGTTCTATTCACCGTCACGAAAACAtcgatttttctcatttccaagtTATAGACGACGGTTCTGTGTTCTGGAAAGATTATTGTTACGACAAAAAAAATAACCTCAGCCTCCGCATATACACGCCCAAAACCGCCACAAAACTACCGGTCATATACTTTCTCCACGGTGGCGGATTTTGTCTCGGGTCATTTAAATGGCCAAATTTCCATAACTGTTGTCTACGTCTTGCCTCTGCCCTCCACGTCATCGTGGTGGCCCCGGACTACCGTCTTGCACCGGAGCATAGGCTTCCGGCTGCCGTAGACGACTCACTTGGTGCCTTATTTTGGCTCCAAATGGCGCCTAAATTAGGTGGTCAACCAAGCGTTGACTTTTTTGGCTTTGATAGATTTTTTGTAATAGGAGACTCTTCTGGTGGGAACATAGCGCATCATTTGGCTGTGAGGTTGGGACCCAGTTCGCCGGAGTTAGGGCCGATCAAGATACGTGGGTATGTGATGTTGGCGCCATTTTTTGGCGGGACGGAGAGGACGGCGTCGGAAGTGGAAGGGTTGCCGGAAAAAGTGTTAACGGTGGAACTTCTTGACAc GTTTTGGAGAATGTCACTGCCGGTTGGGAATACAATGGATCATCCATTTGCGAATCCATTCGGTTCGGAAAGCAGAAGCCTCGATTTAATTAAGCTTGACCCGATACTCGTAATGGTAGGAGGGGATGAAATAATGAAAGATCGAGTGAAATTATATGCAGAAAGGTTAAAAGAGGTTGGAAAGACAGCACACTATGTTGAATTCAAAGGAAAACAACATGGGTTCTTCACCCATGAGCCTTATTCGGATGTTTCGGAGTCTGTTTTGAATCTAATCAAAGATTTTATGTCCGAACAATCTAGGTAG
- the LOC139889722 gene encoding uncharacterized protein has protein sequence MTVSAYYTKLRGIWDEIQSVSPSPLCTCNLCTCNLGKSLNDMRDKEKLYDFLIGLNEEYSSIRSQILSISPLPSLVTAFHMVNQDEQQKKIGTNRVTNMESSAFQTFGKKQQGKGNNWVSNKRDERDNRGNEECAYYKKSGHIMEGCFDIIVYPDWWTKKAKNQSTKSRFQSKAANVTGQLQGITKEDYEFLLKLIQSSKAKESIPNANMTSIIDTLNSWIIDSGASDHITNREEWLDNVISHKTIGPVIIPNGNSVPVERIGNVKLTDGISLKRVLNVPEFKCNLLTVGKLSNDLNCSLMFFLKKCFIQDLRSRNLIGMGELRDGLYYLKPFKSMKKAMSTWIKKSF, from the coding sequence ATGACTGTTTCAGCGTACTATACAAAGTTGAGAGGAATTTGGGATGAAATCCAATCTGTAAGTCCCTCACCATTGTGTACATGTAATCTTTGTACTTGTAATCTTGGTAAATCGTTGAACGATATGCGTGATAAAGAAAAATTGTACGATTTTCTAATAGGACTTAATGAAGAGTACAGTAGTATTAGATCACAGATTCTGAGTATCAGTCCACTTCCATCGCTTGTTACTGCTTTTCACATGGTAAACCAGGATGAGCAGCAGAAGAAAATTGGGACTAATCGGGTTACAAATATGGAAAGCAGTGCTTTTCAAACATTCGGCAAGAAACAACAAGGAAAAGGAAATAACTGGGTATCGAACAAAAGAGATGAACGTGACAACAGAGGTAACGAAGAATGTGCTTACTATAAAAAGTCGGGTCATATCATGGAAGGGTGTTTCGACATTATTGTGTATCCGGATTGGTGGACTAAAAAGGCCAAAAATCAATCAACTAAATCACGTTTTCAATCGAAGGCTGCAAATGTTACTGGGCAATTACAGGGCATCACGAAAGAAGATTATGAATTCTTACTCAAATTGATTCAGTCATCCAAAGCGAAGGAGTCCATTCCAAATGCAAACATGACAAGTATAATCGATACTTTAAACTCATGGATTATAGACTCAGGAGCTAGTGATCATATAACTAATCGAGAAGAATGGTTAGATAATGTTATATCGCATAAAACAATTGGTCCAGTGATAATACCAAATGGAAATAGTGTTCCTGTTGAAAGAATTGGAAACGTGAAACTAACAGATGGTATTAGTTTAAAACGTGTTCTAAACGTTCCCGAGTTCAAGTGTAACTTGTTAACTGTTGGTAAATTGAGCAATGATTTAAATTGCTCACTTATGTTTTTTCTAAAAAAATGTTTCATACAGGACTTACGATCGAGGAACCTGATTGGGATGGGTGAACTTCGTGATGGTTTGTATTATCTCAAGCCTTTCAAGAGCATGAAGAAGGCTATGTCAACGTGGATAAAGAAGAGTTTTTAG